A portion of the Streptomyces sp. YPW6 genome contains these proteins:
- a CDS encoding molybdopterin-dependent oxidoreductase: protein MRTVRINRTTLTRPALAALSGLLAGFAALTVAELVSAAVRRQASPVTAVGGAAIDRTPAGVKDWAIRTFGEDDKLVLQLGIVITLALFAVAVGLLALRHRRTGSAAVLLFGVVGAAAAVSRPDSTGFTDGLPSVVGAVAGAVLLYVLVGRLTAAPATEAGEEAGWDRRGFLVAAAAAAAASTAAGAAGRALNGRSAQDAVASRDAVRLPAPASPAEPIPAGAQPRVRGISSFTTPNDDFYRVDTALVIPKVDAGSWRLRIHGEGVRRDLEFSYQDLLNRPLIEREITLCCVSNEVGGPYIGHARWIGVRLADLLKEAGVKPPSRGGKADQIVARSVDGMTIGTPVEDVMDGRDAMLAVGMNGEPLPFVHGFPVRMLVPGLYGYVSACKWIEDIELTTFDSYDAYWVKRDWAREAPIKTQSRIDTPKPFARPEAGTVMVAGVAWAQHRGIEKVEIRVDDGPWKPAQLAEQATVDTWRQWTYPWQATPGSHTLTVRATDGTGETQTEKRTKTIPDGASGWHSVVVTVE from the coding sequence ATGAGGACCGTGAGGATCAACCGCACCACCCTGACCCGCCCCGCCCTCGCCGCCCTGAGCGGACTGCTCGCGGGGTTCGCCGCGCTGACCGTCGCCGAGCTCGTCTCGGCCGCCGTCAGACGCCAGGCGAGCCCCGTCACCGCGGTCGGCGGAGCCGCCATCGACCGGACGCCCGCGGGGGTGAAGGACTGGGCGATCCGCACGTTCGGCGAGGACGACAAGCTCGTCCTCCAGCTCGGCATCGTCATCACCCTCGCCCTCTTCGCCGTCGCCGTCGGCCTGCTGGCGCTGCGCCACCGGCGTACGGGCTCCGCCGCCGTCCTGCTCTTCGGCGTGGTCGGCGCGGCGGCCGCCGTCAGCAGGCCGGACTCCACCGGCTTCACCGACGGGCTGCCGTCCGTGGTCGGCGCGGTGGCCGGAGCGGTCCTGCTGTACGTCCTCGTCGGCAGGCTCACCGCCGCGCCCGCCACGGAGGCGGGCGAGGAGGCCGGCTGGGACCGGCGGGGCTTCCTGGTCGCCGCCGCCGCGGCGGCCGCCGCGTCCACCGCCGCGGGAGCCGCCGGCCGGGCGCTCAACGGCCGCAGCGCCCAGGACGCCGTCGCCTCCCGGGACGCCGTACGGCTGCCCGCCCCGGCCTCGCCCGCCGAGCCGATCCCGGCGGGAGCACAGCCGAGGGTGCGCGGGATCAGCTCGTTCACCACGCCCAACGACGACTTCTACCGGGTCGACACCGCCCTCGTGATCCCCAAGGTCGACGCCGGCTCCTGGCGGCTGCGCATCCACGGCGAGGGAGTACGGCGTGACCTGGAGTTCAGCTATCAGGACCTGCTGAACCGTCCGCTGATCGAACGCGAGATCACCCTGTGCTGCGTCTCCAACGAGGTCGGCGGTCCCTACATCGGCCACGCCCGCTGGATCGGTGTCCGGCTCGCGGACCTGCTGAAGGAGGCGGGCGTCAAGCCGCCGTCCCGGGGCGGGAAGGCCGACCAGATCGTCGCCCGCTCGGTGGACGGCATGACGATCGGGACCCCGGTCGAGGACGTCATGGACGGCCGGGACGCGATGCTCGCCGTCGGCATGAACGGCGAACCGCTGCCGTTCGTCCACGGGTTCCCCGTCCGGATGCTCGTGCCCGGACTGTACGGGTACGTCTCGGCCTGCAAGTGGATCGAGGACATCGAGCTCACCACGTTCGACTCCTACGACGCGTACTGGGTGAAGCGGGACTGGGCCCGCGAGGCCCCGATCAAGACCCAGTCCCGGATCGACACTCCCAAGCCCTTCGCCCGCCCCGAGGCGGGCACGGTCATGGTCGCCGGGGTGGCCTGGGCGCAGCACCGGGGCATCGAGAAGGTCGAGATCCGGGTCGACGACGGCCCCTGGAAGCCCGCCCAGCTCGCGGAGCAGGCCACCGTCGACACCTGGCGCCAGTGGACCTACCCGTGGCAGGCGACCCCCGGCAGCCACACCCTCACCGTCCGCGCCACGGACGGCACGGGCGAGACGCAGACCGAGAAGCGCACGAAGACCATTCCGGACGGGGCGAGCGGGTGGCACTCGGTGGTCGTCACCGTCGAATGA
- a CDS encoding NADP-dependent isocitrate dehydrogenase, translating to MTDSTIIYTHTDEAPALATYSFLPVVEAYASTAGVTVERRDISLAGRIIASFPEHLKAEQRIDDALAELGELARTPGANIIKLPNISASIPQLKAAIAELQEQGYALPDYPDDPQTDADKDVRARYDKVKGSAVNPVLREGNSDRRAPASVKNYAKAHPHRMGAWTADSKTNVATMGVDDFRSTEKSAVVAEDGTLRIELHGDDGTTTVLRESVPVLKGEVVDAAVMRVAALREFFTAQVARAKAEGVLFSLHLKATMMKVSDPIIFGHAVRAFFPNTFAKYGDQLAAAGLTPNDGLGGILKGLGSLPDVGAEIQASFEAELAEGPALAMVDSDRGITNLHVPSDVIVDASMPAMIRTSGHMWGPDGNEADTIAVLPDSSYAGVYQVVIDDCRANGAFDPATMGSVPNVGLMAQKAEEYGSHDKTFEIPATGTVRVVDASGAVVLEQVVGAGDIFRMCQTKDLPIQDWVKLAVTRARATGSPAVFWLDETRAHDANLIAKVKTYLADHDTDGLDITVKSPVEATAFSLERIRRGEDTISVTGNVLRDYLTDLFPILELGTSAKMLSVVPLMNGGGLFETGAGGSAPKHVQQLVKENYLRWDSLGEFLALAVSFEHLATTTDNARAQVLADTLDRATGTFLNEDKSPSRRLGGIDNRGSHFYLALYWAQELAQQTDDAGLAEAFAPLAKTLSEQEETIVAELIAVQGSPAEIGGYFQPDPAKAAAVMRPSTTFNNAIASLV from the coding sequence GTGACTGACTCGACCATCATCTATACGCACACCGACGAGGCCCCTGCCCTGGCGACCTACTCGTTCCTGCCCGTCGTCGAGGCCTACGCCTCGACCGCAGGCGTCACGGTCGAGCGCCGTGACATCTCCCTCGCGGGCCGGATCATCGCCAGTTTCCCGGAGCACCTCAAGGCCGAGCAGCGTATCGATGACGCACTCGCCGAGCTGGGCGAGCTGGCCAGGACGCCCGGCGCGAACATCATCAAGCTGCCGAACATCTCGGCGTCGATCCCGCAGCTCAAGGCCGCCATCGCCGAGCTGCAGGAGCAGGGCTACGCGCTCCCGGACTACCCGGACGACCCGCAGACCGACGCCGACAAGGACGTCCGCGCCCGGTACGACAAGGTCAAGGGCAGCGCCGTGAACCCGGTGCTGCGCGAGGGCAACTCCGACCGCCGCGCCCCCGCCTCCGTCAAGAACTACGCCAAGGCCCACCCGCACCGCATGGGCGCCTGGACCGCCGACTCGAAGACGAACGTCGCCACCATGGGCGTCGACGACTTCCGTTCCACCGAGAAGTCCGCGGTCGTCGCCGAGGACGGCACGCTCCGCATCGAGCTGCACGGCGACGACGGCACCACCACCGTGCTCCGTGAGTCCGTACCCGTCCTGAAGGGCGAGGTCGTCGACGCGGCCGTCATGCGCGTCGCCGCGCTGCGCGAGTTCTTCACCGCGCAGGTCGCCCGCGCCAAGGCCGAGGGCGTGCTGTTCTCCCTGCACCTCAAGGCCACCATGATGAAGGTCTCCGACCCGATCATCTTCGGCCACGCGGTCCGCGCCTTCTTCCCGAACACCTTCGCCAAGTACGGCGACCAGCTCGCCGCCGCCGGCCTCACCCCCAACGACGGTCTGGGCGGCATCCTCAAGGGGCTCGGCTCGCTGCCGGACGTCGGCGCCGAGATCCAGGCGTCCTTCGAGGCCGAGCTCGCCGAGGGCCCCGCCCTGGCGATGGTCGACTCCGACCGGGGCATCACCAACCTGCACGTCCCCAGCGACGTCATCGTCGACGCCTCCATGCCCGCCATGATCCGCACCTCGGGTCACATGTGGGGCCCGGACGGCAACGAGGCCGACACCATCGCCGTCCTCCCGGACAGCAGCTACGCCGGTGTCTACCAGGTCGTCATCGACGACTGCCGCGCCAACGGCGCGTTCGACCCGGCGACCATGGGCTCCGTGCCCAACGTCGGTCTGATGGCGCAGAAGGCCGAGGAGTACGGCAGCCACGACAAGACCTTCGAGATCCCCGCCACCGGCACCGTGCGCGTCGTCGACGCGAGCGGCGCGGTCGTGCTGGAGCAGGTCGTCGGCGCCGGCGACATCTTCCGCATGTGCCAGACCAAGGACCTGCCGATCCAGGACTGGGTCAAGCTCGCCGTCACCCGCGCCCGCGCCACCGGCAGCCCGGCCGTGTTCTGGCTGGACGAGACCCGCGCGCACGACGCCAACCTGATCGCCAAGGTGAAGACGTACCTCGCCGACCACGACACGGACGGCCTGGACATCACCGTCAAGTCCCCGGTCGAGGCCACCGCCTTCTCCCTGGAGCGCATCCGCCGCGGCGAGGACACCATCTCCGTCACCGGCAACGTGCTCCGTGACTACCTCACGGACCTCTTCCCCATCCTGGAGCTCGGCACCAGCGCCAAGATGCTCTCCGTGGTCCCGCTGATGAACGGCGGCGGCCTCTTCGAGACCGGCGCGGGCGGCTCGGCCCCCAAGCACGTCCAGCAGCTCGTCAAGGAGAACTACCTCCGCTGGGACAGCCTGGGTGAGTTCCTGGCCCTGGCGGTCAGCTTCGAGCACCTGGCCACCACCACGGACAACGCGCGGGCCCAGGTCCTCGCCGACACCCTGGACCGGGCGACGGGCACCTTCCTCAACGAGGACAAGTCCCCGAGCCGTCGCCTCGGCGGCATCGACAACCGCGGCAGCCACTTCTACCTGGCCCTCTACTGGGCCCAGGAGCTGGCGCAGCAGACCGACGACGCGGGGCTCGCCGAGGCGTTCGCCCCGCTGGCCAAGACCCTGTCCGAGCAGGAGGAGACCATCGTCGCCGAGCTGATCGCGGTCCAGGGCTCCCCGGCCGAGATCGGCGGCTACTTCCAGCCCGACCCGGCCAAGGCCGCGGCGGTCATGCGTCCGTCCACCACCTTCAACAACGCGATCGCCTCCCTCGTCTGA